The following are encoded together in the Oncorhynchus masou masou isolate Uvic2021 chromosome 5, UVic_Omas_1.1, whole genome shotgun sequence genome:
- the LOC135532861 gene encoding ubiquitin-like protein 5 codes for MIEVVCNDRLGKKVRVKCNSEDTIGDLKKLIAAQTGTRWDKIVLKKWYTIFKDHVSLGDYEIHDGQNLELYYQ; via the exons ATGATTGAGGTGGTTTGCAATGACCGGCTGGGCAAGAAGGTTCGGGTGAAGTGCAA CTCAGAAGACACTATAGGAGACCTGAAGAAGCTCATCGCTGCCCAGACAGGCACACGGTGGGACAAGATCGTACTCAAGAAATG GTACACCATATTCAAGGACCACGTGTCTCTGGGAGACT ATGAGATCCATGATGGACAGAACCTGGAGCTGTACTACCAGTAG